One Glycine max cultivar Williams 82 chromosome 8, Glycine_max_v4.0, whole genome shotgun sequence genomic window, TGCCTCCATATAATCGTACTCTTATCCTTCTTAAGCTGCATAGGAGTCACCTTGTGATTGACAACCTTCCTAacaggaaccttcttcttcttcaaatgCGTTTTATCCCACTTCTTCCAATCCCTCAAGAACTCACCCTCCTCCACAATAGAAGCCGTCTCCTTCAAATGCTCGAAATCAAAGTAGTACCTGAAATCCTTCCCTTCCTCATCCTTGTTACTAGGGTTATAAGTTGAAGCCAAACAAACACTCAAATCCATAACAAAAGTCCTGTTCAAAAACATAGCTTCCCCCAATCCACACAAGAAACTCCACAAATAATGATTCATTCCCTTGCAGTAATCCCCACCTCTCGAGTAGTACAAATACTTCCCATTCCTAAAGTTAGTATCCGATCCCAAAGTCGGAATCGTGTCATTGATCTCATCGTCGCGGGCCGAAGCCCGCGGCGGCAGGGACTTACCACCCCTGCCGGCGCCGGTTCGCGTCACATTCCGGCGAGCATTGGCGCCGGAGTGCCAACCGCCAGCGTGGACCACCTTGTACCTGCAGTCGTCGGTGACGGCGATCTTGAAGCGGCGAAAGTCGCGGTACTTGCGCCAGGAGCGCTCGCGCTTGTTCCGGAAGCGCCATGCGACGTCGCACTCGCCGGGGACGGAGCCGTTCATCGGCGGCTGGTAGTCGAAGAAGGCAATGGACTTGAACGCGCGGAGGTTGAATCTCTGAACGGCAATAAGAACGCGAGGGTTAGAGCAGTTTAGGGTTTCATCGCAGGCAGGGAGAGAGGGAGGCTGCGCGTCGGTGGAGTAAGCGGTAGAGTCGGCGGTGGAATTAACGGTGGAATTGGCGATTTGCTGTTGGGTTATATCGATGAGGGGTTCGGAGGGGGGCGGTGGCGGGAGGGGAGGGTCTTGCGGGGAGGGGGAGAGGTCTTCGCCGGTTCTGAGGACGGAGGAGTCGATTCGGAAAGTGGCGTTTTCTGATTGGGTGAAGAGGTTGGTTAGGGCTGGGGTGGACTGGAGCCATGGGTCTGGGGGCTGGTAGGTTATGGCTATGACGGTGAAGATTAAGACAGAGAAGACGAAGAGGGAGAAGCAGAGGTTGCTAATGAGTTTGATGATGTTTTGGGCAATGGGTTCGGTTCTGTTGCTGCTACTGCTGGAGTTTGagtccttcatttttttcttctgagaTCTGAATGTCACAGAAAGGAAAAGAGTTgtttggggttatggctacgcTGGATCTGAATCTGGTGCCTAGTCATTCACTGCTGTGTTAATCTTTACTTACTTCAACTTCACTTCGcttcttttgtttccctttcAAGCACCGCATTTTCTTCCTTCACACATCAACTTATAATCTACTGCACCAACTTTTATCAACCTTTATCAATTActactataattaattattttgattccaGCTCCTtagagaaatttattttaaaattttcatattgcatatgataaatatttattttatataatttaatttataataaataagcatttttaaatatataaattatattttaatttagaataaatataCTAAATTATGACATAATTTTAACCAATAGGTTTGTTTCAAgaaatgtgttaaaaaatatatgttactgATACTTCTCATTTAAAGTAGGGTTTTTATTTGGCCAACACACTAAGGATTTGATTAAAACGATAGTGTAAAAGTTTTTCtcactattatttaattatatattatttgtataataaatttgtgaacttttaaaagtcatatttaaGATGGTTTCTAGTAATTGATTAACactaataatatatgaaattaatcttaaacttagttttaaaatatgtaaatcaatgtattttgtgtgttttatatttagaattataattttaaaaaaatgaattttcaattatgaagctttttaagataatttagaATTATGAAGTTAATTTCTTATTGACAAATGCTAACATTGTCTTAGCAATGGGATTTAGGAATTGATTTTATGAAACACTTTATGTCTTGACTCTTGCTTGGGCCTTAAGTGCCATCCAAGGTGCCTCTGTTTTGTTGCCTACTATAAAAGGGGGGAAAATAATCACACACTTTAGGTTCATAATTAGTTACTATATTTCTACGATTCTACTCATTTTATGTCGAACTTGCAGCAAGGTGAGTCGGTGACCCTTCATGCCCAATCTATTTGTCCTCTGTATGAAGAGGTTGTGACTACTTGTGAGAGATGAATTGATTTCCATAGAGATAAATGACCCTTATaagttaaaaacttttaaaatttaaaaagtcaaACAAAGTGCAAGTGACTTTATTCTTGTAGAGCTTCActatattttataccaatattCGGACATGAAGAACTATGGAAAACACATTTCAGTCAAAGGCATGATCGTAGTCATGATAACGGAAGTTTTTGTGTATGTAGTGAGCCAACCACCGAGACAGAGCAAATGATAGCACTGCTAGCACAACCATTGAATTTCTTTTTGCCACTGACATTGTACCATGCTTCATGATGGCAACAACCCCAATTGAAGCAACAGATGTGATCTGCAGCATTACTTCAACAACATTGAGGCTCTTATAAAGAGAATTGCAACTCTTGCAATTCACCACATGGGACCAGTACCTGTTCAAATTCATTTGTCATCAACAATGTCAGGACCAGGGAAAGAACATCTGAAGAGGggctaaaaagtttttcaaatttgtttattagtatatatacaATTTATGTTCTTGAAAAGTTGTTAGATGCAGAAATGCACCCTAGAAACCCAGCTTACGACATATATTCGTTTTTGTGATTAATTGCCTTTGTTAACTacttagggggggggggggggggggggggggggaacttCCCCAAGGTATCAAGCTGATTTTGTGAAACACACAtgaaatcacaaaatttatctCTTCTGCTTGTGTTCTAGTTACAGAAcaacttttttccttcttcatttgcaTAATTATCGTTCTCGCCattggttaaaaattatttgaactaAGTTGTGTTGCTttgtttagaattttaaattggaAAATTTCTTGATTATGCCGGACATCAGTAAAGATTTATTATAGTCGAGTTAGTATACAATTTGGTCTCTAGAAACAGCAGCTTACTTTGCTTTAGTCCTTGAAAGTTGAAAGTGcctatctataaaaaaataatcttgaaaGAGTCAACTCGCTAACAAGTTTACCCTTTTAAGCAGTCAACTTGTAAATAATTTCATCCCCCAAAAGACTAATTTGTATGGACTTTTTCAAGGATCTAAGCAACACAAGTTGCCCCTTCCAAGGACCAAAACGTATTCTAACTCTTTATAACTTTTCCCTGAAAACATGTTAAAggaaatatttgaaatataactAAATTGAAACTTCCATGTTCAAGAGCAATCTTATATGAGTACCTACCTGTCCATAAGCTGTTCTCTTGGAGGTGTTGGAGGGAGAGCCCCACTATATTTTCCTCTCCAATCAACCTGACCACCTGCATACTTCTTTAACCAAGTTCTATAACCAATAACAAGGGCATCTGACTGTATTGGCACAAAACAGGCTTTGTGCCAATTGTTTTTGTATCGTTTTAATTGCTACATCAGGACCCTGATACTCCAAAGTAAAAGGCACACTAACTAATTATTAGCAGGCCACCCAAATCTGCTTACTAATTTATTTGCAATGAAGAAAACTACTAAATGTTAACAAAATATGGCTTGACCAGAGCATTGTTAGAAGCCATGTTGATGATGAATCGTAAAAAGAAATTAGTGTCAACATCATCCTTCTCAAGGACATCCTgttgcaggaaaaaaaaaacataatctgtaacataatattattgttatgtTAGCTTTTCATGCAAGAAGTTATACAATATTAAAGAAATCATTATACATCGATTTTATTTTACCAAGAGTCCATTGCAAAGGAGTTTAAGAAGATGACTTACTATCGGCGAGTCATCGGCGAGAATGGAGAAGAACTAGGAGGATTGGTAGCGAAGGACGTTGGCAAGAGCAATCGGGGAGAGGTGGTCGTTGGCAGCAAGGTAGGCATTAGGGACAGCGAGAATGGAGAGGGAGGAACAGTCCAAGAGATCCACGATGAGGGGCATGGCGAAGGCAATAGGAATAGTattgtatttttacttttgttagacACTGGACAAAAAGTTTACTGAGGTTCAGTGAGTTACAAGTTTTTGAGTATTTGttcagtttattattatttattttgtactaTTCCTcggtcattttttaaattaaacattgaataaatatttttgtcttgTCCAATCCTTTGTTTATTAGCGAATCAAACGCACCATATGACTAATATTATGGTAAGACAAATGGATACGCCTTGGTATCACTTCATGCACTCAAAAAGCCATAAAAAAACTGTAGTTAGCAACAACGAAAAACTTTAATACATATCTTATCTATTACTCaaaaaaccatttaaaaaagaTCAAACCTTTGATAGTACACATATCTTTCTCAATAAATTCTAGGATAATCCTGAATGAGGATATTTTAATCTTTCCACCAAAGCTGATAGTGCATAGCTGAAGATAAGAGATTTCAAAAAATTGCTGAACAACAGAAAATTTCAATCTTAAACCAAACTGAACACTGTTAAAggcaacaataaaaaagaaagtaggatttttttttcttcatattaccagttctattttcttttttgaaacaaCATATGTAACATACTTTATAGCTCAAACCAGATTTGGCAATGCAAaccttgtataaaaaaatattgggaaAAAAGGAGAATACATACCTATACCATAATAATCTAAGTTCTGAAACAAGGAAAAGCAGAACATAAATTCCATTATACAATATGAAAAGCATAAGACAAAACTCACAATGTATATATCCATGATATTGATTCTTGGTTCAtactttgtaaaaataaaatatttaaacagaaaataaaaatcgaaACTTACCACCACAATAATCTTCTTACTTCtgtaaataaaaagattttaacGGAAACGGAAGCGAAAAAAAAGTAAGTCGCAATTTATGCACATATAAGACTGATTCTCAGTTGAtactttgtaataaaaaaaaaacatttaaatggaaaaaaggaaaaaaaatcgaaaCTTACCGATGCAATTGTCCACAACAAAGGTTTCTCGTGTGCGTAAAGGAGAAGCCGGAATAGAAAGGGGTGGGGGCAAGAAGGAGAAGCAGGAAGAAGAGGGGGAAGAAAGCCAAGGGGAGTGTGCAGTTATCAATTAGCAAAAAGATGAGTAGTGAGTAATTATTCAGTTTGGAAGGATGTTtcaacaaattataaatttagaatcactcatagaaaatattatataaatttcttaTGACATTAGaggataaaagtataaaaaaagaagtaaaaatcaAACAGAAAGTATTCCCTTTTATGCATTGTTATACACATGGATTATAGATACTTGGACAGTTGCACGTATAAGAAAATTCAATTCAGTTAAATttgcataaataaaattttgttaagattGATAGGCAAGAAACATTTTCCTACCTCAAATATGGATAATCCCTTTATAGTCTGCAAGTTGGAAAACCAGCAGTATATGAGATGAAGTAGTTACAAATTTATCCACTCAGCCACTCCTGAGTCGTCAGGTGCTTTGAGTAAATCTAATTGATTGGGTGGAGCCGATACAAGTGAAGGACTCTTGGATTGGAAAACTAATAATCAAGGTATCTATTCTTCCCATTCGGCCTACAAAGGTTTCACTTTTCATATATGGATGGAGTTAGtgttttattgattgttttggaTATTGAGTACAGCCTGTTGTGCTTGGGGAGCTGGTTCGATCCATGATTGGGAATTGGTATAGTTGGAaaatggttttatttttatgctttgGTGGTtctatcttaattcttaaaGGGATTATTTAGTATTTATCTACTCgtgttaaatatatatatttcataaccCCTTTTATGATTAATGTATTTATCATGTGTACTGTTGTACTTCTGGTACCTCTTTCTAatataaatgacaaaaaataatgtgTAACCGATGAATTGTCCCAAAGCCACGTGGATGATTAAGAGTTTGGAACTATAAATGGACAAACAAACGAAGGACTATGTTTAATCACCTATATGTTTAAAACGTACAAATCAAATTTGGATTATTTACAAAGTACTATTTTCccaattttaaattacttgCCATTTAGGCCCGTTGAAAAAGATTAACTAATCAATTCAAACACTTCAGTTTCATAATTAGTtacaacatttttatttatcgtattttttttatcaatattaataAGGAGATTCTAACGTCCCTCCAACGGCTACTCTCTCCCAAGTCCCAACTGCCAAGCCCCCTGATGATTTTCctacttattatatttttctatttagtcccttattttattttatttttatgtattttagtcttttatcttttaaaaaattcatagtaATCCTTTACTCTTTCTAACACGgttaatagtttaaaatatgGACAGTTAAAAATAATCACAAAATCACAATAGATAGATTCCCTTTCTCACTTAACTCTTTGTATGGAGAGATTCTGACAGATTATTTCCATGGAGGTAAAAGACCATTTTAAATTAACTtctaaaattaaagtaaaataaagtgCAAGTGACTTTATTCTAGTGGAGTTTCAGTATAGTCTATACATATATTTGGACTTGAACTATGGAAACCACATTTTAGCGGAAGGCATGCTCGTAGTCATGATAACGGAAGTTTTTGTATATGAAGTGAGCCAACCACCGAGACAGTGCTAATGATAGCACTGCTAACGCAACCATTGAATTTCTTTTTGCCACTGACATTGTACCATGCTTCATGATGGCAACAATCCCAATTGAAGCAACAGATATGATCTGCAACATTACTTCAATCACATTGAGGCTCTTATAAGCAGAATTGCAACTCTTGCAATTCACCACATGGGACCAGTACCTGTTCAAATTCATTTGTAATCAACAATGTCAGGACCAGGGAAAGAACATCTTAAGAGGggctaaaaagtttttcaaatttgtttattagtatatatacaATTATGTTCTTGAAAAGTTGTTAGATGCAGAAATGCACCTTTGAAACCCAGCTTACGAcataacttcattttttttgtgattacTTGCCTTTGTTAGCtacttaggaaaaaaaaaactttttaaggtatcaaattgattttgtgaAACACATGAAATTTCTCTCTCCTGCTTATGTTGTAGTTACCGTCTTACAGAACAAGTTTTTCTTTCTCCACtcatatacttatattatatgcCTCTAGTCATTggctaaaaataatttgtaacacTTGCCAATAAAAGTCATTTACTAAGCTGCATTGCTCTGTTTAGAATTTTAGACTTTAGATTGATAAAAATTCTTGATTATGATTTATGGTGGACTTCAGAAAAGATTTATACTCGATTTAATATACAATTTGGTCCCTTAAAGTGACAACTTGTGCTGCTTTAGTCCTTGAAAGTGCCTGTCTATACACTTTTGATCCTTGAAAGTGTCAACTCGCTAACAAGTTTATTTGCCCTTTTAAGATGTTAACTTGTAAATAATTCCACCCCTCAAAGGACTAATTGTATAGACCTTTTCTGAGACCAAAGCAACACAAGTTGCCACTTCCAAGTTCCAAGGACCAAAACGTTTTtaagttagtttttatttatttatagtttaaaagCTTCTTTAAACTTTTTGAGAGCAAGAGAAGTATCGCTGTGACAATCAAATCGTGAGCCTTTAAAAAAGCTCCGTGAAAGCTCAAAATAAGCTACACCTTATAGCTTTTACATAAGCTACTTTTACTAATAAGTGTTTGGCCTAACTTTTACTTATAAGTAGAAATTAAGCTCAAACTAAGCTGAGCCAAACATACCCTAACTTTACACTTAAAACATATTAAAGGAAATGGCCAATCTATTTGAAATATAACTAAAATGAAACTTCCATGTTCAAATGCAATCTTATATGAGTACCTACCTGTCCATAAGCTGTTCTCTTGGAGGTGTTGGAGGGAGAGCCCCACTATATTTTCCTCTCCAATCAACCTGACCACCTGCATACTTCTTTAACCAATTTCTATAACCAATAACAAGGGCATCTGACTTTGTTGGCACAAAACAGGCTTTGTGCCAATTCTTTGGACCAatatcaactattttttgttCCTATAAAAAGAATTTGACAACCAGATGTgaggaatcaaattaaattgtttcCCAGGGAAATATtactaagaaaataaaacaggccagaaaagaagaaagaaaggcaCCCAATTTTGGTTAAATGTAGAACATAATACCGGTGGCAACTGGTTgattaaacataaattattaagacTTTGCATCATTGTTGAGTAAAAATGATTCACCCTTCTAAGAGATATTCAATCATAAAAGCTGAAGCAAGGGTGGAATTATATTGAAGCAGACTATATTGAAGAGTTATTTCGTAGCCCATTATTGGGACGCAATCCCTCAACAATTCGAccaacagaaaaataatttaggtAGGAAATATGGATATGCAGTTACAATTTACATTTAACTTGAAAAGTTCATCTGTTCACCCAAGGCTAAGAAAAATTGGTTTGAAACTATCTATTCAAGTTAGAAGAATATAAAGAATCTGTGATAATTAAAGaaactaatataaataatcaattacaaaaaattagagaaaaagatTTTATACATCAATAGCCTGAGTGCAAATGCAAGGATAAAGTCAACCTGGCAACTACTATGTATAATAGTAACAAGAATTTGTGGTGAAAATATCATCAACTAatattttgatcaaaattttcGTTGCAAATGGCCTTATAGGTTAATCAGGAAAAAGACAAGCTGAATAACCcaatccattaaaaaaaaatggcagttattgaatttgatattgttaTGATGCAATAATAACAACCAgtatctttcttttattgatttttatgagCAAAAGAGGGAGATGTAAATCATAAGGTTCAAGCAAgatgaatgaaatgaaagagTACCTCGGGTATTATTCAACAGaacttataataatttgaaGAGGAAAAAGTAGAGAAATGGAACCAAGTATTCAACAGGACAAATAGTTTATAAATGATAACTGATAGGAAATACCTCAACATGGAGAAGATATAAATCTGAATCTAGAATCCGGTTTTGTCCAACATGAAATATCCATCGTGGCACAATTTTGTCAATCCACACTCCAAAGTTTCTTGGGAAGCACCATATCAATCTGCTTTTACCAGGACTAACCGGAACACAAACAAAGATTAAAGCAAACTTCTTCTGAGCTGATGATTTCTGCATTATATTTAACACATTATGCAACACCCTTAACAAAAATTGCCTGCATATTGTTTCTGATCTAAAGATAATATCTACTCAGCATGTTACCTGAGTTTCAGCAGATGAGGCAGGTTGATCTGAATCagtatatacataaaaaatgcaTGGTGGCATAAATTTACTTTTACTCCAACCCTGATTTGCAGTAAAACCATTGATATCTAACGTTTCAATAGACAATTCAAGTGGCCTGCCCCCTTCTCTATCAACTTTCACTGTTAATAAGCTCTACATATGTAAGTGTCATATATAAAGTAAACAGAAATTTACTGAAGATCTGAGAAAAAATATAGGAACACACTCTTTTAATCACACTCTCTACTATTGGCTAAAATTTAGTgaaaatcacaattttgttaGTCCTGCTTCTTATGTAAGGAGTCTCACTTATAATTTTGTagtttccaataaattttaacccatAGTAGAGTGTTAGAAGAAGTGTGTTGGTAGCACTCCTCTATATCTTATATGCCTACCTTTTGGTTTCGGAGTACGCATTAGTCCATAGTGTGCATATGGAACATGTGCAGGGTCCATAAGATTTTCTATCAGTACTTCATACCTGAAATTGCATGTTCATTTTGTGAGAAAGATACACTAAGTGGGGATTCTTGAGAATATG contains:
- the LOC100801063 gene encoding uncharacterized protein; translation: MKDSNSSSSSNRTEPIAQNIIKLISNLCFSLFVFSVLIFTVIAITYQPPDPWLQSTPALTNLFTQSENATFRIDSSVLRTGEDLSPSPQDPPLPPPPPSEPLIDITQQQIANSTVNSTADSTAYSTDAQPPSLPACDETLNCSNPRVLIAVQRFNLRAFKSIAFFDYQPPMNGSVPGECDVAWRFRNKRERSWRKYRDFRRFKIAVTDDCRYKVVHAGGWHSGANARRNVTRTGAGRGGKSLPPRASARDDEINDTIPTLGSDTNFRNGKYLYYSRGGDYCKGMNHYLWSFLCGLGEAMFLNRTFVMDLSVCLASTYNPSNKDEEGKDFRYYFDFEHLKETASIVEEGEFLRDWKKWDKTHLKKKKVPVRKVVNHKVTPMQLKKDKSTIIWRQFDAPEPENYWYRVCEGEAAQYVQRPWHAVWKSKRLMNIVTEISGRLDWDFDAVHVVRGEKAQNKELWPHLDYDTSPDVLVEKLKWMVQPWRHLYIATNEPYYNYFDKLRSNYKVHLLDDYKELWGNTSEWYNETTLLNSGKPVEFDGYMRVAVDTEVFYRGKTRVETFYNLTKDCKDGVNTC
- the LOC102669508 gene encoding protochlorophyllide-dependent translocon component 52, chloroplastic, producing the protein MASNNALQLKRYKNNWHKACFVPIQSDALVIGYRTWLKKYAGGQVDWRGKYSGALPPTPPREQLMDRYWSHVVNCKSCNSLYKSLNVVEVMLQITSVASIGVVAIMKHGTMSVAKRNSMVVLAVLSFALSRWLAHYIHKNFRYHDYDHAFD
- the LOC100800521 gene encoding protochlorophyllide-dependent translocon component 52, chloroplastic, with the translated sequence MEAVYAFSVGTLHIPTAHETPNSFRKSIFLSNQVASPVSLVLRGASKSKLFTALSPPPLTESSNNQPEEAEPEFESHAEKFDWYSHWYPLMPICDLDKRKPHGKRVLGIDVVVWWDRNEGVWQVHDDACPHRLAPLSDGRIDQWGRLQCVYHGWCFNGKGECKLIPQAPPDGPPVHTSKKACVAAYPSTVQNDILWFWPNTDPQYKDIITRKRPPYIPELDDPSYTKLMGNRDISYGYEVLIENLMDPAHVPYAHYGLMRTPKPKVKVDREGGRPLELSIETLDINGFTANQGWSKSKFMPPCIFYVYTDSDQPASSAETQKSSAQKKFALIFVCVPVSPGKSRLIWCFPRNFGVWIDKIVPRWIFHVGQNRILDSDLYLLHVEEQKIVDIGPKNWHKACFVPTKSDALVIGYRNWLKKYAGGQVDWRGKYSGALPPTPPREQLMDRYWSHVVNCKSCNSAYKSLNVIEVMLQIISVASIGIVAIMKHGTMSVAKRNSMVALAVLSLALSRWLAHFIYKNFRYHDYEHAFR